The following coding sequences are from one Xiphophorus couchianus chromosome 7, X_couchianus-1.0, whole genome shotgun sequence window:
- the LOC114148231 gene encoding transmembrane protein 238, translated as MEAEYRGLGRCVCSFWLAVAFDIVGLTVLLLGVFVNVFFFDLLIYAGAIVIFLSLIWWVFWYSGNIEVPPGELEDDVGLLKKKGPAGGIGGVVRRLSSRVSNGIRNSFRRNGGRASRAQRSAAGTAESRQTGQVAVAMETVVPQESPPHTAVSLVAGGDVEMPHTTMETSPT; from the coding sequence ATGGAGGCCGAGTACCGGGGTCTGGGCCGCTGTGTGTGCAGCTTCTGGCTGGCTGTCGCCTTTGACATCGTGGGCCTGACCGTGCTCCTCCTCGGGGTGTTCGTCAACGTGTTTTTCTTTGACCTGCTCATCTACGCAGGCGCCATCGTCATCTTCCTCAGCCTCATCTGGTGGGTGTTCTGGTACTCTGGGAACATCGAGGTGCCCCCGGGGGAGCTGGAGGATGACGTCGGCCTGCTGAAGAAGAAGGGCCCCGCGGGCGGCATCGGCGGGGTAGTGAGGCGGCTCTCCAGCCGCGTCTCCAACGGAATCAGGAACTCTTTCCGCCGGAACGGAGGCCGCGCAAGCCGAGCGCAGAGGTCAGCCGCTGGGACAGCGGAGTCCCGGCAAACGGGACAGGTGGccgttgccatggagacggtGGTCCCGCAGGAAAGCCCCCCGCACACTGCTGTGTCCCTCGTGGCTGGCGGTGACGTAGAGATGCCGCACACAACTATGGAGACTTCACCCACATAA
- the gspt1l gene encoding G1 to S phase transition 1, like isoform X2 — protein MDPRDTAPDSWEQEDDVEQEATVDGQLEAAFTTLNVNAKPFVPNVNAAEFVPPFAMRAPTENVDAAVPVENGDTEMTSEEPWDQKDDEATEEEPGGGDRGPGESASPEDTAPEMMEEEEEVLVPKVPAVQPDAPKKEHINVVFIGHVDAGKSTIGGQIMYLTGMVDKRTLEKYEREAKEKNRETWYLSWALDTNQEERDKGKTVEVGRAYFETDKKHFTILDAPGHKSFVPNMIGGASQADLAVLVISARKGEFETGFEKGGQTREHAMLAKTAGVKHLIVLVNKMDDPTVNWSLERYEECKEKLVPFLKKVGFNPKKDIHFMPCSGLTGANLKEATDMCPWYTGLPFIPHLDSLPNFNRSSDGPVRLPIVDKYKDMGTVVLGKLESGSISKAQQLVMMPNRHVVEVLSLLSDDVETDDAGPGENLKLRLKGIEEEEILPGFILCNSDSLCHSGRTFDAQIVIIEHKSIICPGYNAVLHIHTCIEEVQITALICLVDKKTGDKSKTRPRFVKQDQVCIARLRTAGTICLETFKDFPQMGRFTLRDEGKTIAIGKVLKLVAERD, from the exons ATGGACCCGAGAGACACTGCCCCTGATTCCTGGGAACAAGAGGACGATGTGGAACAAGAGGCCACAGTCGACGGACAGCTTGAAGCGGCATTCACAACCCTTAATGTGAACGCTAAGCCGTTCGTACCCAATGTGAACGCAGCTGAATTTGTTCCGCCTTTTGCCATGAGAGCGCCCACAGAGAACGTCGATGCTGCTG TGCCTGTGGAGAACGGTGACACAGAAATGACGTCGGAGGAACCATGGGACCAAAAAGACGACGAAGCGACCGAAGAGGAGCCGGGAGGTGGGGACCGGGGGCCGGGGGAGTCGGCCTCGCCGGAGGACACGGCTCCAGAgatgatggaggaggaggaggaggtgttAGTGCCAAAGGTTCCAGCTGTACAGCCAGACGCCCCCAAGAAGGAACACATCAATGTGGTGTTCATCGGACACGTAG ATGCTGGGAAATCCACCATTGGAGGACAAATTAT GTATCTAACAGGCATGGTGGACAAGAGGACCTTAGAGAAGTACGAGAGGGAAGCCAAGGAGAAGAACAGAGAAACCTG GTATCTGTCCTGGGCTTTGGACACCAATCAAGAGGAGCGGGACAAGGGGAAGACTGTGGAGGTGGGCCGAGCGTACTTTGAGACGGACAAAAAGCACTTTACTATCCTAGACGCTCCAGGCCACAAAAGCTTTGTGCCGAACATGATTGGAGGCGCGTCCCAGGCTGACCTGGCTGTTCTG GTGATCTCTGCCAGGAAAGGTGAGTTTGAGACTGGTTTCGAGAAGGGTGGACAGACCCGGGAGCACGCCATGCTAGCTAAGACGGCCGGTGTCAAGCACCTTATAGTCCTGGTCAACAAGATGGATGACCCTACAGTCAACTGGAGTCTGGAGAG GTATGAAGAGTGCAAGGAGAAATTAGTGCCATTCTTGAAGAAAGTGGGCTTTAACCCGAAGAAAGACATCCACTTCATGCCGTGTTCTGGGCTCACCGGAGCCAACCTGAAGGAGGCGACTGACATGTGCCCCTGGTATAC AGGTTTGCCCTTCATCCCACACTTGGACAGTTTGCCAAATTTCAACAGATCTAGTGATGGACCAGTCAGATTGCCCATTGTAGACAAATACAAG GACATGGGGACTGTGGTTCTGGGAAAGCTGGAGTCTGGCTCCATCAGTAAAGCACAACAGCTAGTCATGATGCCCAACAGG CATGTGGTGGAGGTATTGAGTCTGCTATCGGATGACGTGGAGACGGACGATGCAGGACCTGGTGAAAACCTCAAGCTGCGACTGAAGGGAATCGAGGAGGAGGAGATCCTGCCGGGATTTATTCTGTGCAACTCTGACAGTCTCTGTCATTCAGGGCGCACCTTCGACGCCCAG ATCGTCATCATCGAACACAAATCCATCATCTGTCCAGGTTACAATGCAGTCCTTCACATTCACACATGCATTGAAGAAGTGCAAATCACG GCCTTGATCTGTCTAGTGGACAAGAAGACAGGAGACAAGAGTAAGACGCGGCCCCGGTTCGTCAAACAGGACCAGGTCTGCATCGCCCGTCTGCGTACAGCTGGGACCATTTGCCTCGAGACTTTTAAAGACTTTCCTCAGATGGGACGGTTCACTTTACGGGATGAAG GTAAGACCATCGCCATCGGTAAGGTTCTGAAGCTGGTGGCTGAGCGGGACTGA
- the gspt1l gene encoding G1 to S phase transition 1, like isoform X1 gives MDPRDTAPDSWEQEDDVEQEATVDGQLEAAFTTLNVNAKPFVPNVNAAEFVPPFAMRAPTENVDAAVVNDKVSTMDMSESSVPVENGDTEMTSEEPWDQKDDEATEEEPGGGDRGPGESASPEDTAPEMMEEEEEVLVPKVPAVQPDAPKKEHINVVFIGHVDAGKSTIGGQIMYLTGMVDKRTLEKYEREAKEKNRETWYLSWALDTNQEERDKGKTVEVGRAYFETDKKHFTILDAPGHKSFVPNMIGGASQADLAVLVISARKGEFETGFEKGGQTREHAMLAKTAGVKHLIVLVNKMDDPTVNWSLERYEECKEKLVPFLKKVGFNPKKDIHFMPCSGLTGANLKEATDMCPWYTGLPFIPHLDSLPNFNRSSDGPVRLPIVDKYKDMGTVVLGKLESGSISKAQQLVMMPNRHVVEVLSLLSDDVETDDAGPGENLKLRLKGIEEEEILPGFILCNSDSLCHSGRTFDAQIVIIEHKSIICPGYNAVLHIHTCIEEVQITALICLVDKKTGDKSKTRPRFVKQDQVCIARLRTAGTICLETFKDFPQMGRFTLRDEGKTIAIGKVLKLVAERD, from the exons ATGGACCCGAGAGACACTGCCCCTGATTCCTGGGAACAAGAGGACGATGTGGAACAAGAGGCCACAGTCGACGGACAGCTTGAAGCGGCATTCACAACCCTTAATGTGAACGCTAAGCCGTTCGTACCCAATGTGAACGCAGCTGAATTTGTTCCGCCTTTTGCCATGAGAGCGCCCACAGAGAACGTCGATGCTGCTG TTGTGAATGATAAAGTCTCCACCATGGACATGTCAGAAAGCAGTG TGCCTGTGGAGAACGGTGACACAGAAATGACGTCGGAGGAACCATGGGACCAAAAAGACGACGAAGCGACCGAAGAGGAGCCGGGAGGTGGGGACCGGGGGCCGGGGGAGTCGGCCTCGCCGGAGGACACGGCTCCAGAgatgatggaggaggaggaggaggtgttAGTGCCAAAGGTTCCAGCTGTACAGCCAGACGCCCCCAAGAAGGAACACATCAATGTGGTGTTCATCGGACACGTAG ATGCTGGGAAATCCACCATTGGAGGACAAATTAT GTATCTAACAGGCATGGTGGACAAGAGGACCTTAGAGAAGTACGAGAGGGAAGCCAAGGAGAAGAACAGAGAAACCTG GTATCTGTCCTGGGCTTTGGACACCAATCAAGAGGAGCGGGACAAGGGGAAGACTGTGGAGGTGGGCCGAGCGTACTTTGAGACGGACAAAAAGCACTTTACTATCCTAGACGCTCCAGGCCACAAAAGCTTTGTGCCGAACATGATTGGAGGCGCGTCCCAGGCTGACCTGGCTGTTCTG GTGATCTCTGCCAGGAAAGGTGAGTTTGAGACTGGTTTCGAGAAGGGTGGACAGACCCGGGAGCACGCCATGCTAGCTAAGACGGCCGGTGTCAAGCACCTTATAGTCCTGGTCAACAAGATGGATGACCCTACAGTCAACTGGAGTCTGGAGAG GTATGAAGAGTGCAAGGAGAAATTAGTGCCATTCTTGAAGAAAGTGGGCTTTAACCCGAAGAAAGACATCCACTTCATGCCGTGTTCTGGGCTCACCGGAGCCAACCTGAAGGAGGCGACTGACATGTGCCCCTGGTATAC AGGTTTGCCCTTCATCCCACACTTGGACAGTTTGCCAAATTTCAACAGATCTAGTGATGGACCAGTCAGATTGCCCATTGTAGACAAATACAAG GACATGGGGACTGTGGTTCTGGGAAAGCTGGAGTCTGGCTCCATCAGTAAAGCACAACAGCTAGTCATGATGCCCAACAGG CATGTGGTGGAGGTATTGAGTCTGCTATCGGATGACGTGGAGACGGACGATGCAGGACCTGGTGAAAACCTCAAGCTGCGACTGAAGGGAATCGAGGAGGAGGAGATCCTGCCGGGATTTATTCTGTGCAACTCTGACAGTCTCTGTCATTCAGGGCGCACCTTCGACGCCCAG ATCGTCATCATCGAACACAAATCCATCATCTGTCCAGGTTACAATGCAGTCCTTCACATTCACACATGCATTGAAGAAGTGCAAATCACG GCCTTGATCTGTCTAGTGGACAAGAAGACAGGAGACAAGAGTAAGACGCGGCCCCGGTTCGTCAAACAGGACCAGGTCTGCATCGCCCGTCTGCGTACAGCTGGGACCATTTGCCTCGAGACTTTTAAAGACTTTCCTCAGATGGGACGGTTCACTTTACGGGATGAAG GTAAGACCATCGCCATCGGTAAGGTTCTGAAGCTGGTGGCTGAGCGGGACTGA